The Spinacia oleracea cultivar Varoflay chromosome 2, BTI_SOV_V1, whole genome shotgun sequence DNA segment CCACTCCCCCACACAACCACCTCCTTATCCTTGCTCACCTTCGCTTCGTGGAACCTCCGAATCAACGCAGGCAAAACATGGGAATTCTCGGGATGGAAATTGTCATTAGGGCCATATAAGTTAGTGGGCATCCCAGAAATCGCATTCCAGTTATGTTGAATTCGATAAGCTTGGCATATTTTGATTCCAGCAATTTTAGCAATGGCATACCATTCATTGGTGGGCTCCAAAGGACCGGTCAAAAGTGCAGATTCAGGGATTGGTTGAGGGGCAAACTTAGGGTAAATGCAGGAGGAACCAAGAAAGAGGAGCTTTTCAACACCATGGGTGAAAGATGAGTGGATAACATTAGTTTGGATTTGAAGGTTAATGGCAATGAAATCAGCAGGGTAGGTGTTATTAGCATGGATGCCCCCAACTTTAGCAGCAGCAAGTATGACAAATTTAGGTTTCTCAGAAGTAAAGAAGGCATCAACAGCAGATTGGACAGTGAGGTCGAGTTCAGAATGGGTTCGGAGAACAAGGTTGGAGAATCCAAAGGATTGGAGCTTACGGACTATGGCAGATCCTACTAACCCTCGATGACCTGCTACAAAGATCTTTGCTGATTTATCAGAGAAGAAGGAACCTGCAACAAATAACAAGAGAATGTGATAAGTaaaattcaaaagaaaacaTGAAAGACCAAGGAGGAAGGGGTGAAGCGCAAACGTACCAGCATTGGTGTCAACCATGATTAGAAAGGAGGCAGAATCAATGCAACCACAAAACCAGCTTCAACTTCAACTTGGATGATGTTAATGCATAAAATAGACAACTTCCAAGTCTGCAGACACCCAACAATCAGGTTATCAACGGCGGATCCAGGATTTTCAATTTCGGGTGGCATCAATCATTTTTATAGTCGATTCTAAAACGTAGGGGAAAAATTAAGATTGTAAACAAGGCTACGATTTCGAAGAAAGTACTAGATAAACCCTTGCACTGCAAATCCAAGGTGAAGATTTTATCCCCAATATCAAACCTTTGATTCTAGCAATAGGAAGCAGAAGCCAAACTAGTTATTCCCACCTCAAATTATATCGTCTTAGTAATTACTATTCCAATAAACAACAACATTACTGCATCCAATATTCACCAGAATTCATCCCATTTGTCCTGCATTTAAactaatcaagcttttgattaATCTTGTTTCATCAATCTCAACTAAATCTATTGATTCCTACGTGACCCCCCAAAACCCCATATACCAAATTACTGGCAGAACATTGAAAAGAATAGAAAATTCATGATCCAAAGAATCCCTCCTTGAAAAATGGATCAGATGCACACCAACTGTTCGACATTATGTCTCAAAGACACAGATTGCACTTTCACTTCCAAATTTTGTGGGCATTACACAGAATTCATTATATTCAAGATTTAAAAAGTGGGTGTCTGTAGATTCAAACAAACATTGCAAGAGAATGGGAGAAGGGTTTTCAGAGTTCAGTAATTTTACCTGTGTGCGTCGGTCGATGCGCTGCTTCTGGGTGATGTCTCCTTCCTCGCAGATGGCTGGTGCTGCTTCTGTCGAATTCCAATAAAATGTTGCTACGATAAgttttttaatgaaattaaattagaaATTTTAAAGCCTATTTCTTTTTGGCTCAAGAGTCAAGAGGAGAGCTTGATGAACTATTGAACTGCGATTGATATTTTATTTGTCTGTATGAGGGCTTGAAATGGCAATCGTGCATTCCTGTCCACAGTACAAAAGtggcattgtttttttttttttgaatacatAGAACCAAGTcattgttatcccactttttggactaacgacataattGCTTTGACGTTTGATCATTTCGTGTCGACCAGGTACTGTCGTGTCATAGGTGACGTCGTGTCGAATGAACAGGTTGGACGTAGCATCAGGCGACAAGGCATGGACGACAGAAGACCAGTGACAAGGCATAGACGACAAGTGACCAGCGACAAGGCATAGGCGACAAGTGACCAACGACAACAAATAGGCGACTAAG contains these protein-coding regions:
- the LOC110775918 gene encoding putative GDP-L-fucose synthase 2; translation: MVDTNAGSFFSDKSAKIFVAGHRGLVGSAIVRKLQSFGFSNLVLRTHSELDLTVQSAVDAFFTSEKPKFVILAAAKVGGIHANNTYPADFIAINLQIQTNVIHSSFTHGVEKLLFLGSSCIYPKFAPQPIPESALLTGPLEPTNEWYAIAKIAGIKICQAYRIQHNWNAISGMPTNLYGPNDNFHPENSHVLPALIRRFHEAKVSKDKEVVVWGSGSPLREFLHVDDLADAVVFMMDKYSGLSHLNVGSGKEVTIKELAELVKEVVGFEGELVWDKTKPDGTPRKLMDSSMLMELGWEPKISLKDGLVDAYKWYLENYAAKQ